Proteins encoded in a region of the Raphanus sativus cultivar WK10039 chromosome 8, ASM80110v3, whole genome shotgun sequence genome:
- the LOC108860563 gene encoding protein DETOXIFICATION 6, giving the protein MEDPLLPENEQCTTGNPKPTPTWRMDFTAELKNVSRMAAPMATVTVAQYLLPLISVMVAGHRGELQLSGVALATSFANVSGFSIMFGLVGALETLCGQAYGAKQYSKLGTFTYSAIASNVPICVLISILWIYMDKLLISVGQDHDISKVAGSYALWLIPGLFAQAVQQPVTRFLQTQGLVLPLLYCALSTLLFHIPVCWILVYTFGLGSNGAALAISLSYWFNVLSLVCYVRLSSSCEKTRGFVSVDFVSGVKQFFQFGIPSAAMTCLEWWLFELLILSSGLLPNPKLETSVLSVCLSTGSLHYVIPMGVAAAVSTRISNELGAGNPEVARLAVFAGICLWLLEAIICSTVLFISRNIFGYAFSNSKEVVDYVTELAPLLCLSFIVDGFSAVLGGVARGSGWQHIGAWANVVAYYLIGAPVGLFLAFWCHMNGKGLWIGVIFGSTSQGIILAIVTACMSWNEQASKARKRIVAATSLLGNGIA; this is encoded by the exons ATGGAAGATCCTCTTTTACCGGAAAACGAGCAGTGCACCACCGGGAACCCAAAGCCGACGCCGACATGGCGGATGGATTTTACGGCGGAGCTGAAGAACGTAAGCCGCATGGCCGCACCTATGGCCACCGTGACCGTTGCTCAGTATCTATTGCCTCTTATATCGGTCATGGTAGCCGGCCACCGTGGCGAGCTCCAGCTCTCCGGAGTTGCTCTTGCCACCTCCTTCGCTAACGTCTCCGGCTTCAGCATCATG TTTGGGTTAGTGGGTGCACTTGAAACTCTGTGTGGCCAAGCTTACGGAGCCAAACAATACTCCAAACTCGGAACCTTCACGTACTCTGCAATCGCCTCCAACGTTCCCATTTGCGTCCTCATTTCGATTCTCTGGATTTACATGGACAAACTATTGATCTCTGTCGGACAAGACCATGACATCTCCAAAGTAGCTGGCTCCTATGCGCTCTGGCTTATACCGGGTCTGTTCGCTCAAGCGGTGCAACAACCGGTAACTAGGTTTCTCCAGACTCAGGGTTTGGTTCTACCTCTTCTCTACTGTGCTTTAAGCACACTTTTGTTCCATATACCTGTATGTTGGATTCTTGTCTACACTTTTGGTCTCGGAAGCAATGGAGCCGCCTTGGCTATTAGCTTGTCTTACTGGTTTAACGTCTTGAGTCTCGTTTGTTATGTGAGACTCTCCAGTTCTTGCGAGAAGACTCGTGGCTTCGTGTCTGTTGATTTCGTATCTGGCGTCAAACAGTTTTTCCAATTTGGAATACCATCAGCAGCAATGACTTG CTTAGAATGGTGGTTGTTTGAGCTCCTTATATTGTCCTCAGGACTCCTCCCTAATCCGAAACTCGAGACCTCTGTTCTTTCAGTCTG TCTTTCAACAGGATCTTTACACTATGTCATTCCAATGGGTGTCGCGGCTGCTGTGAG CACAAGGATTTCAAACGAATTGGGGGCAGGGAATCCAGAGGTTGCTAGGCTTGCAGTGTTTGCTGGTATATGCCTTTGGCTCCTAGAGGCTATCATTTGTAGCACAGTCCTCTTCATTTCAAGGAATATTTTCGGATACGCCTTTAGCAACAGCAAAGAAGTTGTGGACTATGTGACAGAGCTAGCTCCTTTACTCTGTCTCTCGTTTATCGTAGACGGGTTTTCAGCAGTTCTTGGCG GTGTTGCTAGGGGAAGTGGGTGGCAACATATTGGAGCTTGGGCAAATGTGGTGGCTTACTATCTCATTGGTGCTCCGGTTGGACTTTTCTTAGCGTTTTGGTGTCACATGAATGGTAAAGGGCTATGGATCGGTGTGATCTTTGGTTCTACATCGCAAGGCATCATACTTGCTATAGTCACTGCTTGCATGAGTTGGAACGAACAG GCTTCCAAGGCAAGAAAAAGAATAGTTGCAGCGACTTCTTTGTTGGGCAATGGAATTGCTTGA
- the LOC108858252 gene encoding two-component response regulator ORR21, which produces MSSQELKKKEKGKEIVTSEEKPTTSEVSMYFSEQGIAALLEANKKDNAEKVGTQPKESSSSKIKPCIFFTSDEKARLRWSSDLHDCFVKAVEKLGGPDKATPKAVKNMMEVEGIGLHHVKSHLQKFRLGRCNIRDETDQYHKRYRGRRIFKAYAASNSPRAQVNIRPKVIGDVKPKKAKEDHGSLYMLIEQGLNLQRCREAERMQMAFEIENNRKMLEAQYLQASMVPTITNQHINYISTTTPATQQPSSQTSDQWLTERYSRRQTSDSQQPTTMILQTTTCLPKCDLPQETSNTFSMYQPQHMNTSTQEQQFNSSLNYNITQGFINPCVTTEPQSMPGSSIVTNQAKLQLNDDCVIHDSYPNPSFLPTAVPQTVDSLHQVISNITFPLLTTSQPIQTHAPNRTYNYPEYNTLERVKAQLSALQYSSTSRIQAAPSRETNLLSSATRDDEEDPVDMYIDWGKYDEVDIDELDPVEALMALGF; this is translated from the exons ATGAGTTCTCAAGagctgaagaagaaagaaaaaggaaaagaaattgtCACTTCCGAAGAAAAACCTACCACTTCCGAAGTCTCCATGTATTTCAGTGAGCAGGGAATAGCAGCTCTCCTAGAAGCTAATAAGAAAGATAATGCTGAGAAAGTTGGTACGCAACCAAAGGAGAGTTCATCTTCAAAAATCAAGCCTTGCATTTTCTTTACTTCAGATGAAAAGGCGAGACTGCGGTGGTCAAGCGACCTTCATGATTGCTTTGTCAAAGCCGTTGAGAAACTTGGTGGACCGGATA AGGCAACACCAAAAGCTGTCAAAAACATGATGGAAGTTGAAGGAATTGGACTTCACCATGTTAAGAGTCATCTTCAG AAGTTTAGACTTGGAAGATGTAACATACGGGATGAAACGGATCAATATCATAAAC GTTATAGAGGTCGGCGCATTTTTAAAGCATATGCTGCATCAAATTCACCTCGCGCACAAGTAAACAt AAGACCTAAAGTTATAGGAGATGTGAAGCCAAAGAAGGCAAAAGAAGACCATGGATCACTTTACATGCTTATAGAg CAAGGTCTAAATTTACAAAGATGTCGTGAGGCAGAAAGAATGCAAATGGCTTTTGAAATAGAAAATAACCGTAAAATGTTGGAGGCACAATATTTGCAAGCAAGCATGGTTCCAACTATAACCAATCAACACATAAACTATATTTCAACAACAACTCCTGCAACTCAACAGCCTTCATCACAAACATCAGATCAGTGGTTAACAGAACGCTATTCCAGAAGACAGACCAGTGATTCACAACAACCAACTACTATGATTCTACAAACTACCACTTGTCTACCCAAGTGTGACTTACCTCAGGAGACAAGTAATACATTTTCAATGTACCAGCCACAGCATATGAATACCTCAACTCAAGAACAACAATTTAACAGCAGTCTCAACTACAACATCACTCAAGGTTTCATCAATCCGTGTGTGACTACTGAGCCACAATCGATGCCTGGCTCATCCATTGTCACAAATCAGGCAAAACTTCAGCTCAACGATGATTGCGTCATTCACGACTCATATCCCAATCCAAGTTTCCTACCTACCGCAGTACCACAAACAGTTGATTCCCTTCATCAG GTTATTTCTAACATCACATTTCCATTATTGACGACATCACAACCTATACAAACACATGCTCCAAATCGTACTTATAATTATCCTGAATACAACACTCTTGAAAGGGTTAAAGCCCAGCTCAGTGCATTACAATACTCAAGCACAAGCCGCATTCAAGCAGCACCTTCTCGTGAAACCAACTTATTGTCTTCTGCCACAAGGGATGATGAGGAAGATCCAGTGGATATGTATATTGACTGGGGTAAATATGACGAAGTGGATATTGATGAACTTGATCCAGTTGAAGCACTCATGGCtttaggtttttga